A window of Leptolyngbya sp. 'hensonii' contains these coding sequences:
- a CDS encoding formylmethanofuran dehydrogenase subunit E family protein gives MIKGINTLSWVTILCGILGFDGSQIATATNGTSRDSAQDKFTLLNDHQQLALQPTRPTETPDQWVELGRRVHGGFGSYIALGIRIGLDAMQRLNAAPRTLDVTYYSGAIAPCPCVADGIMIATTSTPGQNLLRVATTTSPEGTFGVAEIRNRTTGETLRYTIPATARAQLDDWNQNTTGRQRYDAVMNASEESLFSVEAIP, from the coding sequence ATGATTAAAGGTATCAATACTCTGAGTTGGGTCACAATACTGTGTGGGATTTTGGGATTTGATGGAAGTCAGATCGCTACTGCTACAAATGGCACATCGCGCGATTCCGCCCAGGACAAATTCACTTTACTAAATGACCATCAACAACTTGCGCTTCAGCCAACTCGTCCGACCGAAACACCCGATCAATGGGTAGAACTGGGGCGGCGGGTGCATGGAGGCTTTGGCTCCTACATTGCCTTAGGCATTCGTATCGGTTTGGATGCCATGCAACGATTAAATGCAGCCCCCCGCACACTGGATGTCACCTACTACAGTGGGGCGATCGCCCCCTGCCCTTGCGTTGCAGATGGCATCATGATTGCCACCACTTCAACCCCTGGACAAAACTTGTTGCGAGTTGCTACGACTACCAGCCCAGAGGGGACTTTTGGCGTTGCTGAGATTCGCAATCGCACCACCGGAGAAACGCTTCGCTACACCATTCCGGCGACTGCCAGAGCGCAGTTAGATGACTGGAATCAGAACACAACTGGACGACAACGCTACGATGCCGTAATGAATGCTTCCGAAGAGTCGCTATTCTCGGTAGAAGCCATCCCCTGA